The following are encoded together in the Chanodichthys erythropterus isolate Z2021 chromosome 16, ASM2448905v1, whole genome shotgun sequence genome:
- the smg7 gene encoding nonsense-mediated mRNA decay factor SMG7 isoform X2 yields the protein MNLCAQYLRQAEALKADMTDSKLGAAEVWTSRQALQDLYQKMLVTDLEYALDKKVEQDLWNHAFKNQITTLQSQAKNRANPNRSEVQANLSLFLEAASGFYTQLLQELCTVFNVDLPCRVKSSQLGIISNKQSSTSAIVKPQPSSCSYICQHCLVHLGDIARYRNQTSQAESYYRHAAQLVPSNGQPYNQLAILASSKGDHLTTIFYYCRSIAVKFPFPAASTNLQKALSKALESRDEVKTKWSVSDFIKAFIKFHGHVYLCKSLDKLNTLREKLEEQFQRLILQKAFSSQQLVHITVINLFELHHLRDFSNEADEHSYSSDEQISWIQLLGLFMSFLGVMLSRALLNKNREEIMGECPLPAIKVSLDWLRLRPNVFNESAMDKRQYIWPWLVSILNSFQPKEEDVSHVSVIPLPEEFELQGFLALRPALRMLDFSKGHQSVVVGKESLLVHSRHQRLISLGKWVADNQPRLIQCRISDGLLLFITDIPEMVVEEPQEKDTPVLQESSNGEQTPNDSTQGLKSVLSAGKNQNSGLDGSERPVVTFKENIKPREQSREQNRNQNQRDAGKDRAAFNKGNGIQGKSEQKKEGKRKSEVKKNSHDKTIDAGKQVKTQTEMRKTPVSEARKTPVTQTQTTCSSQFIPIHHPGAFPPLPSRPGFPPPAYVIPPPVAFSMSPGFTFPTGVSVPAPFLQTASHPQSANSVQTGKPSHIPYSQQRPSGPGALNQGPPQPQQTQPPPPQPSQQALQQSVQLQVQQQQQQQQSPTKQSSQLGKSPPHHHSMQQSYMQVPEQPGQMWSQHQTQPTMQKMPMQMPVKQPFFMPTQDPMKLFEHPMSMQPPQPSMDKKMKFPEVKVQDFYWEPPYHMVGEGRSGMGDRMGKRQPGVFCPDQENMPRGPPYELPNPSRLDSGADVIGQSSLLPRFSIQESSYQNNSIFSEAYGKNMAPASKSDAPMMHQEPSLYSLFEGTPWSPSLPASSDHSTPASQSPHSSNPSSLPSSPPTHSHGSLPFSNFGPIGTPDSRDRRGNDRWKADKTGVSGFGLDYLPSASSSSVSENNSWHQGAPTSSWAAQDMPMEDSSTVLLDSFKSIWSSSMMQPGPSALEQLLMQQKQKQQRGHGNMNPPH from the exons GCAGGCAGAGGCCCTGAAGGCTGACATGACAG ATTCTAAGCTTGGTGCTGCGGAGGTCTGGACATCACGGCAGGCTCTTCAGGACTTGTACCAGAAAATGCTGGTGACGGACCTGGAGTACGCCCTGGACAAGAAAGTGGAACAAGATCT CTGGAACCATGCTTTCAAGAATCAAATAACAACACTACAGAGTCAGGCTAAGAACAGGGCCAACCCCAATCGAAGTGAAGTACAGGCCAATCTCTCCCTCTTCCTGGAGGCAGCTAGTGGATTCTATACGCAA TTGTTGCAGGAGCTGTGCACGGTGTTTAATGTGGACTTGCCATGCCGTGTGAAATCATCTCAGCTTGGCATCATCAGCAATAAACAGAGCAGCACCAGCGCTATTGTGAAACCCCAGCCCAGCTCCTGTTCCTACATCTGCCAGCACTGTCTCGTCCATCTCGGAGATATTG CACGttatcggaaccaaaccagccAGGCTGAGTCGTACTACAGACATGCAGCTCAACTTGTTCCCTCAAATG GTCAACCTTACAATCAGCTGGCCATATTAGCCTCCTCCAAAGGAGACCACCTTACAACAATCTTCTACTACTGCAGGAGCATTGCTGTCAAATTCCCATTTCCTGCTGCCTCCACCAACCTACAGAAAGCTCTTTCCAAGGCCCTTGAAAG CCGTGATGAGGTCAAAACGAAATGGAGCGTGTCTGATTTCATTAAGGCCTTTATCAAGTTCCACGGCCATGTTTATCTCTGCAAAAGCCTAGATAAACTGAACACCCTGAGAGAGAAACTAGAGGAGCAGTTCCAG AGGCTGATTCTTCAGAAAGCCTTCAGCTCCCAGCAGCTGGTCCACATCACGGTAATAAACCTGTTTGAACTGCACCACCTCAGAGATTTCAGCAATGAGGCGGATGAGCACAGCTACAGCTCGGACGAGCAGATCAGCTGGATCCAACTCCTTGGCCTCTTCA TGTCTTTCTTGGGCGTGATGCTTAGCCGAGCTTTACTCAATAAGAACCGAGAGGAGATCATGGGGGAGTGCCCTCTTCCTGCCATCAAAGTGTCTCTTGACTGGCTGAGGCTTCGACCCAATGTGTTTAATGAAAGTGCCATGGACAAGCGACAGTA CATCTGGCCATGGCTGGTGTCCATTCTGAACAGCTTTCAGCCTAAGGAGGAGGATGTGTCTCATGTGTCAG TGATTCCACTGCCTGAGGAGTTTGAGCTGCAAGGCTTTCTGGCCCTTCGCCCTGCTTTGCG GATGCTAGACTTCTCCAAAGGGCATCAGAGTGTCGTGGTTGGCAAAGAGAGCCTGTTAGTTCATTCCCGACACCAGAGACTCATCAGCCTGGGCAAGTGGGTGGCTGACAACCAACCACG GTTGATCCAGTGTCGCATAAGTGATGGCCTTCTGCTCTTCATCACTGATATCCCTGAGATGGTTGTGGAAGAGCCACAGGAAAAAGACACGCCTGTTCTCCAGGAGTCATCTAATGGTGAGCAGACCCCCAATGACAGCACCCAGGGCCTGAAGTCGGTCCTCTCCGCCGGAAAGAACCAGAACAGTGGGCTGGATGGCAGCGAGAGACCTGTGGTCACCTTCAAGGAGAACATTAAACCTCGAGAGCAGAGTAGAGAACAGAACCGGAACCAGAACCAGAGGGATGCAGGGAAGGACAGAGCTGCATTTAATAAAGGAAATGGAATACAAGGGAAGAGTGAGCAGAAGAAAGAGGGCAAGAGAAAGAGTGAGGTGAAGAAAAACAGTCATGATAAAACAATAGATGCTGGGAAACAG GTGAAGACACAGACTGAGATGAGGAAGACTCCAGTGTCTGAGGCAAGGAAGACTCCAGTCACCCAGACACAAACCACATGCTCTTCACAGTTTATCCCCATCCACCACCCTGGAGCTTTCCCACCATTGCCCAGCAGACCAG GCTTCCCTCCACCAGCATATGTGATCCCTCCTCCCGTGGCATTCTCCATGAGCCCGGGCTTCACCTTCCCCACAGGTGTATCCGTACCCGCACCCTTCCTCCAGACTGCCTCCCACCCTCAATCTGCCAATTCGGTGCAGACAGGGAAACCCTCACACATTCCCTACAGCCAGCAGAGGCCCTCGGGCCCTGGAGCTCTAAACCAAGGCCCTCCCCAGCCTCAGCAGACACAGCCGCCCCCTCCACAACCATCCCAACAAGCCTTGCAACAATCTGTGCAGCTCCAAgtacagcagcaacaacaacagcagcagtcGCCCACCAAACAGAGTTCTCAGCTCGGCAAAAGTCCACCACATCATCACAGCATGCAGCAG TCATACATGCAGGTGCCTGAACAGCCTGGTCAAATGTGGAGCCAGCACCAAACACAGCCCACCATGCAGAAAATGCCCATGCAGATGCCAGTCAAACAGCCTTTCTTCATGCCCACCCAGGATCCAATGAAGCTCTTTGAACACCCAATGAGCATGCAGCCCCCTCAGCCCAGCATGGACAAGAAGATGAAGTTTCCAGAGGTCAAAGTGCAGGATTTCTACTGGGAGCCACCTTACCATATGGTTGGAGAGGGCAGGAGCGGAATGGGGGACAGGATGGGCAAACGTCAGCCTGGAGTTTTCTGTCCCGACCAGGAGAACATGCCCAGAGGCCCTCCATATGAA TTGCCAAATCCATCGCGACTAGACAGTggagctgatgtgattggtcaGTCCTCCCTTCTCCCCCGATTTTCCATTCAG GAGAGCTCTTACCAGAACAACAGTATTTTTAGTGAGGCATACGGTAAAAATATGGCCCCTGCGTCTAAGTCGGATGCACCCATGATGCACCAGGAGCCCTCACTCTACTCCCTATTTGAAGGAACCCCATGGTCCCCCTCCCTTCCTGCTAGCTCAG ATCACTCAACACCAGCCAGTCAGTCCCCACACTCTTCCAACCCAAGCAGCCTGCCTTCATCCCCACCCACCCACAGCCACGGCTCCCTGCCCTTTTCCAACTTCGGCCCCATTGGGACGCCTGACAGCAGAGACCGGCGTGGAAACGACCGCTGGAAGGCAGATAAAACTG GTGTGAGTGGCTTTGGGTTGGACTACCTGCCTTCTGCCTCGTCCTCCTCTGTGTCAGAGAACAACAGCTGGCACCAGGGGGCGCCAACCAGCAGCTGGGCAGCCCAGGACATGCCAATGGAGGACTCCTCTACTGTCCTCCTTGACAGTTTCAAG TCAATCTGGTCGAGCTCTATGATGCAGCCCGGTCCGTCTGCGCTGGAGCAGCTCCTGATGCAGCAGAAACAGAAGCAGCAGCGCGGCCACGGCAACATGAACCCGCCACACTGA
- the smg7 gene encoding nonsense-mediated mRNA decay factor SMG7 isoform X1 yields the protein MNLCAQYLRQAEALKADMTDSKLGAAEVWTSRQALQDLYQKMLVTDLEYALDKKVEQDLWNHAFKNQITTLQSQAKNRANPNRSEVQANLSLFLEAASGFYTQLLQELCTVFNVDLPCRVKSSQLGIISNKQSSTSAIVKPQPSSCSYICQHCLVHLGDIARYRNQTSQAESYYRHAAQLVPSNGQPYNQLAILASSKGDHLTTIFYYCRSIAVKFPFPAASTNLQKALSKALESRDEVKTKWSVSDFIKAFIKFHGHVYLCKSLDKLNTLREKLEEQFQRLILQKAFSSQQLVHITVINLFELHHLRDFSNEADEHSYSSDEQISWIQLLGLFMSFLGVMLSRALLNKNREEIMGECPLPAIKVSLDWLRLRPNVFNESAMDKRQYIWPWLVSILNSFQPKEEDVSHVSVIPLPEEFELQGFLALRPALRMLDFSKGHQSVVVGKESLLVHSRHQRLISLGKWVADNQPRLIQCRISDGLLLFITDIPEMVVEEPQEKDTPVLQESSNGEQTPNDSTQGLKSVLSAGKNQNSGLDGSERPVVTFKENIKPREQSREQNRNQNQRDAGKDRAAFNKGNGIQGKSEQKKEGKRKSEVKKNSHDKTIDAGKQVKTQTEMRKTPVSEARKTPVTQTQTTCSSQFIPIHHPGAFPPLPSRPGFPPPAYVIPPPVAFSMSPGFTFPTGVSVPAPFLQTASHPQSANSVQTGKPSHIPYSQQRPSGPGALNQGPPQPQQTQPPPPQPSQQALQQSVQLQVQQQQQQQQSPTKQSSQLGKSPPHHHSMQQSYMQVPEQPGQMWSQHQTQPTMQKMPMQMPVKQPFFMPTQDPMKLFEHPMSMQPPQPSMDKKMKFPEVKVQDFYWEPPYHMVGEGRSGMGDRMGKRQPGVFCPDQENMPRGPPYEDNKSSPLLPPDLLKTLADFEEEEELLFTKPHDFYQALAGPLNSAPGRNMFLPNPSRLDSGADVIGQSSLLPRFSIQESSYQNNSIFSEAYGKNMAPASKSDAPMMHQEPSLYSLFEGTPWSPSLPASSDHSTPASQSPHSSNPSSLPSSPPTHSHGSLPFSNFGPIGTPDSRDRRGNDRWKADKTGVSGFGLDYLPSASSSSVSENNSWHQGAPTSSWAAQDMPMEDSSTVLLDSFKSIWSSSMMQPGPSALEQLLMQQKQKQQRGHGNMNPPH from the exons GCAGGCAGAGGCCCTGAAGGCTGACATGACAG ATTCTAAGCTTGGTGCTGCGGAGGTCTGGACATCACGGCAGGCTCTTCAGGACTTGTACCAGAAAATGCTGGTGACGGACCTGGAGTACGCCCTGGACAAGAAAGTGGAACAAGATCT CTGGAACCATGCTTTCAAGAATCAAATAACAACACTACAGAGTCAGGCTAAGAACAGGGCCAACCCCAATCGAAGTGAAGTACAGGCCAATCTCTCCCTCTTCCTGGAGGCAGCTAGTGGATTCTATACGCAA TTGTTGCAGGAGCTGTGCACGGTGTTTAATGTGGACTTGCCATGCCGTGTGAAATCATCTCAGCTTGGCATCATCAGCAATAAACAGAGCAGCACCAGCGCTATTGTGAAACCCCAGCCCAGCTCCTGTTCCTACATCTGCCAGCACTGTCTCGTCCATCTCGGAGATATTG CACGttatcggaaccaaaccagccAGGCTGAGTCGTACTACAGACATGCAGCTCAACTTGTTCCCTCAAATG GTCAACCTTACAATCAGCTGGCCATATTAGCCTCCTCCAAAGGAGACCACCTTACAACAATCTTCTACTACTGCAGGAGCATTGCTGTCAAATTCCCATTTCCTGCTGCCTCCACCAACCTACAGAAAGCTCTTTCCAAGGCCCTTGAAAG CCGTGATGAGGTCAAAACGAAATGGAGCGTGTCTGATTTCATTAAGGCCTTTATCAAGTTCCACGGCCATGTTTATCTCTGCAAAAGCCTAGATAAACTGAACACCCTGAGAGAGAAACTAGAGGAGCAGTTCCAG AGGCTGATTCTTCAGAAAGCCTTCAGCTCCCAGCAGCTGGTCCACATCACGGTAATAAACCTGTTTGAACTGCACCACCTCAGAGATTTCAGCAATGAGGCGGATGAGCACAGCTACAGCTCGGACGAGCAGATCAGCTGGATCCAACTCCTTGGCCTCTTCA TGTCTTTCTTGGGCGTGATGCTTAGCCGAGCTTTACTCAATAAGAACCGAGAGGAGATCATGGGGGAGTGCCCTCTTCCTGCCATCAAAGTGTCTCTTGACTGGCTGAGGCTTCGACCCAATGTGTTTAATGAAAGTGCCATGGACAAGCGACAGTA CATCTGGCCATGGCTGGTGTCCATTCTGAACAGCTTTCAGCCTAAGGAGGAGGATGTGTCTCATGTGTCAG TGATTCCACTGCCTGAGGAGTTTGAGCTGCAAGGCTTTCTGGCCCTTCGCCCTGCTTTGCG GATGCTAGACTTCTCCAAAGGGCATCAGAGTGTCGTGGTTGGCAAAGAGAGCCTGTTAGTTCATTCCCGACACCAGAGACTCATCAGCCTGGGCAAGTGGGTGGCTGACAACCAACCACG GTTGATCCAGTGTCGCATAAGTGATGGCCTTCTGCTCTTCATCACTGATATCCCTGAGATGGTTGTGGAAGAGCCACAGGAAAAAGACACGCCTGTTCTCCAGGAGTCATCTAATGGTGAGCAGACCCCCAATGACAGCACCCAGGGCCTGAAGTCGGTCCTCTCCGCCGGAAAGAACCAGAACAGTGGGCTGGATGGCAGCGAGAGACCTGTGGTCACCTTCAAGGAGAACATTAAACCTCGAGAGCAGAGTAGAGAACAGAACCGGAACCAGAACCAGAGGGATGCAGGGAAGGACAGAGCTGCATTTAATAAAGGAAATGGAATACAAGGGAAGAGTGAGCAGAAGAAAGAGGGCAAGAGAAAGAGTGAGGTGAAGAAAAACAGTCATGATAAAACAATAGATGCTGGGAAACAG GTGAAGACACAGACTGAGATGAGGAAGACTCCAGTGTCTGAGGCAAGGAAGACTCCAGTCACCCAGACACAAACCACATGCTCTTCACAGTTTATCCCCATCCACCACCCTGGAGCTTTCCCACCATTGCCCAGCAGACCAG GCTTCCCTCCACCAGCATATGTGATCCCTCCTCCCGTGGCATTCTCCATGAGCCCGGGCTTCACCTTCCCCACAGGTGTATCCGTACCCGCACCCTTCCTCCAGACTGCCTCCCACCCTCAATCTGCCAATTCGGTGCAGACAGGGAAACCCTCACACATTCCCTACAGCCAGCAGAGGCCCTCGGGCCCTGGAGCTCTAAACCAAGGCCCTCCCCAGCCTCAGCAGACACAGCCGCCCCCTCCACAACCATCCCAACAAGCCTTGCAACAATCTGTGCAGCTCCAAgtacagcagcaacaacaacagcagcagtcGCCCACCAAACAGAGTTCTCAGCTCGGCAAAAGTCCACCACATCATCACAGCATGCAGCAG TCATACATGCAGGTGCCTGAACAGCCTGGTCAAATGTGGAGCCAGCACCAAACACAGCCCACCATGCAGAAAATGCCCATGCAGATGCCAGTCAAACAGCCTTTCTTCATGCCCACCCAGGATCCAATGAAGCTCTTTGAACACCCAATGAGCATGCAGCCCCCTCAGCCCAGCATGGACAAGAAGATGAAGTTTCCAGAGGTCAAAGTGCAGGATTTCTACTGGGAGCCACCTTACCATATGGTTGGAGAGGGCAGGAGCGGAATGGGGGACAGGATGGGCAAACGTCAGCCTGGAGTTTTCTGTCCCGACCAGGAGAACATGCCCAGAGGCCCTCCATATGAA GACAACAAGAGCTCCCCTCTTCTGCCCCCAGACCTGTTAAAGACTCTGGCGGACtttgaggaagaggaggagctgCTCTTTACTAAACCTCATGATTTCTACCAGGCCTTGGCTGGTCCTCTTAATTCTGCTCCGGGAAGGAACATGTTT TTGCCAAATCCATCGCGACTAGACAGTggagctgatgtgattggtcaGTCCTCCCTTCTCCCCCGATTTTCCATTCAG GAGAGCTCTTACCAGAACAACAGTATTTTTAGTGAGGCATACGGTAAAAATATGGCCCCTGCGTCTAAGTCGGATGCACCCATGATGCACCAGGAGCCCTCACTCTACTCCCTATTTGAAGGAACCCCATGGTCCCCCTCCCTTCCTGCTAGCTCAG ATCACTCAACACCAGCCAGTCAGTCCCCACACTCTTCCAACCCAAGCAGCCTGCCTTCATCCCCACCCACCCACAGCCACGGCTCCCTGCCCTTTTCCAACTTCGGCCCCATTGGGACGCCTGACAGCAGAGACCGGCGTGGAAACGACCGCTGGAAGGCAGATAAAACTG GTGTGAGTGGCTTTGGGTTGGACTACCTGCCTTCTGCCTCGTCCTCCTCTGTGTCAGAGAACAACAGCTGGCACCAGGGGGCGCCAACCAGCAGCTGGGCAGCCCAGGACATGCCAATGGAGGACTCCTCTACTGTCCTCCTTGACAGTTTCAAG TCAATCTGGTCGAGCTCTATGATGCAGCCCGGTCCGTCTGCGCTGGAGCAGCTCCTGATGCAGCAGAAACAGAAGCAGCAGCGCGGCCACGGCAACATGAACCCGCCACACTGA